The DNA region TCATTCAGCCACTGGCGTTGAGACTTTCTCCTTGAACTCGGTGATGTTCTTGCTTGCCTTGCGGATACCGAAGGCCGACACGATCTCGAACACGCCGATCACGATGAGCCAGATGCCGACGACCATGGTCAGGGTCGCCAGCGATTCGAACGGCGAGGCCAGCAGGACCACGCCGGCTATCAGGCTGATCACACCGATGAAGATCTCCCAGCCGCGGCCGGGGAGGGTGGGATCGCTGATCGCCGAGACCGCGGTGGCGACGCCGCGGAAGATGAAGCCGATACCGATCCAGATGGCCAGCAGCAGGATCGACTCCTGCAGGCTGCGGAAGCACAGAACGGCCAGGATCAGAGCGGCGGCACCGCTGACGAACAGCAGCACCCGACCGCCTGCCGAGACGTGCAAGCTGAATGCGAAGAAGACCTGCGTGATACCCATGATCAACAGGTAGGCGCCGAAGAACAGGGCCGCGACCAGGATGGTGATCCCCGGCCAGGCCAGCACCATGATCCCGAGGATCACGGCGAGCACCCCGGAAAACAGCGTGTTCTTCCACAGATGCTGCAACATGCCTGGGGGAGCGGCGGTTTCCATCCGCGAAGTGTTGCACACAAGATCACCGGCGAGCCTGATTTTGCCGTACGGCTGTGATGTCTCTACGTGGTCGTTAATGTTCCGTTACCGGCGCTGCACGTCGGGTCATCGGTCGTTAACGTCCTTGGCTGGAGATGCCTGGAGGACCAGGCGACCCGAAGCAGAAAGTAGAGACAAACGTGTTGGGTGGATTCCAAGACCGTCGGACCAAGCTCTGGCGGATCGCGGCCGTGTTTGCCGCCACCGGCGCTCTGGC from Mycobacterium sp. DL includes:
- a CDS encoding HdeD family acid-resistance protein, translated to METAAPPGMLQHLWKNTLFSGVLAVILGIMVLAWPGITILVAALFFGAYLLIMGITQVFFAFSLHVSAGGRVLLFVSGAAALILAVLCFRSLQESILLLAIWIGIGFIFRGVATAVSAISDPTLPGRGWEIFIGVISLIAGVVLLASPFESLATLTMVVGIWLIVIGVFEIVSAFGIRKASKNITEFKEKVSTPVAE